TACCGTGATTCGTTCATGGGTAGTGGAGCTCATGGAGAATAAAATCAGTCCGCGCTCCGTAAATCGCAAAATCACAACGCTTAAAACCTTTTATAAATATTTGTTACGTCAAGGCATTGTATCCGAAAACCCAATGCTGAAGATAATTTCGCCTAAAACTTCCAAGCGTTTGCCCGTGTTTGTTGAAAAAGACAATATGGATGCGTTGATGGATAAAATTGAGTTTGGTGAGGATGTGGAAGGAATACGAAATAAATTAATCATCGAACTTTTTTATGCTACCGGTATTCGTCTTTCGGAACTCATTAACTTAAAGCAGGCCAACGTTGATTTAGAGGCCTGTCAGATTAAGGTATTGGGAAAGCGGAATAAAGAACGAATCATTCCATTTGGGAATGAAATAAGAAACAGTATTCAAAAGTATATGGATGCAAAGCCCGGTTTGCCCGGTGAGTTTTTATTTCAAATGACAAGTGGAAAAAAAATGTACGAAAAATTTGTATACCGTTTGGTGAATGAGTACCTTTCAATGGTGACAACGGTTGATAAAAGAAGTCCGCACATTTTGCGTCACACCTTTGCAACGCATATGTTGAACAATGGTGCCGATTTAAATGGGATTAAAGAATTATTAGGCCATGCCAACTTGTCGGCAACACAAGTATACACGCACAATACAGTAGAGAAATTAAAAAATATTCACAAGCAAGCACATCCGAAAGGCTGATGAATATGAAACATACGAACGATCATCAATGAATTACTAATTAACTATAAAATAGGAGGAAAGTACCATGACAGTAAAAATTCAATCCGTGCATTTTGATGCAGACAAAAAATTATTAGCCTTTGTAGAAGAGCGAGTAGATAAGTTAACCCTTTTTTATGATGGGATTATCACTAGTGAGGTGATCTTAAAAATTGATAAAGGAGATAGCGTAGAAAATAAAATAGCAGAAATAAAATTGCACATGGCAGGAAATGATTTGTTTGTAAAAAAACAATGCAAAAGCTTTGAAGAAGCTGTTGATATGAGTATTGATGCGCTAAAAACACAAGTAAAAAAACACAAAGAAAAAGTAAAAGGATTGTAATTCGATTTCTGACTCTAACCCTCTCCTTTTTCAAGGAGAGGGCAGGGTGAGGTTTTAATAGCCTTAATTTTTCACAATTACAGGGACTTTTCTGCTAAAAGCGGAGGAGTCTTTTTTATTTTCAAAAACATTCATCCCCATTGTTCCTTTAAAGCGTTTGATTTTGTTTTCACGTTTTGCTAAAGAAACAAAATTTTCTGCATAAGCTGTTTCTGCATCTATTAATGGCCATTTGCTACGCATATTTATTTTTTTATAAGCAATCGGAATGAGTTCGATGTCCGGAAATTTTTTTTTCATATAACTTTTTATTAAAAGCGCTTGATAGGCATCGGTTGCAACAGCAATCCTTTTAAAACCAAGTTCTCTGGCGAGGAGTACCGAATAAAAAACATTTTCTGTGCTATGTTCAGCTTCCTCTTCTGCAAAGGTGTTTTTAGAAGGAATACCCAACGAATCTGCATAAATTTTCATCACTTTACTTTCGATGTAGGGCGTGTAGACCGAAGCTCCTGAGAAAATAATGTTTTTTGTGATGCCTCTGTCGAAAAGGTATTTTGCCCAAAGAATACGGGCTTTTAAAACACTTTTTAGGGAAGGTTCCTGATACGGAACACCCGGAACGATGATTACATCATAGCGGTTCGCTAGTTTATCCGTTAAGTCATTTGATTCTTTTTTTGTTTTGTCATAGCTGCAAAGCATAAATAGTGCACAGCTAATGAAAGCAGGGGTTGAGAGCGTCCGTTTCATAGTCCAGGATTTAAGTTTAGCACTATTCGGCTCTGCGAGGTATCCTCATTTCTCAAGTCGGATATAGGAAAAGCAAGAATAGTGAGTAGTCGTTAAATCATGGATGGGAGATGTATGTTTTAACTGAAAACGAAGCGATGAAGTGCATATTGCAAGCGTGTTGGATTAGGTGGGCGGAAAGAGGTGAAGCCCGTGTTTTTATCTGGGAAGATTCTAAATTGGGTGGCGGAAGCAAAAAAAGGATTAAAAAACCTTGTTAATTCGCACATTTATCTAAATTTGCGGACTCAAAATCAGGGTGCAAAGATTTTTTTTTGAAAAAAACCGCTAAAACTTTTGTTACTACGCAAATGTTTTCTAAATTTGCAATCCTTTTTCAAGGGGGTAGTGTATTTTGCCCACTGCAAAAAAGGTTGAAGTTCTTTTGAAATATAGTATTACAAGGTATTGCCGATGTAGCTCAGTTGGCCAGAGCAGCTGATTTGTAATCAGCTGGTCGGGGGTTCGAATCCCTCCATCGGCTCTTTTTTAAATTTAAATGTGAATGTGATACTGTCGGGGAGATACCAGAGTGGCCAAATGGGACAGACTGTAAATCTGTTGTTTCGACTTCGAAGGTTCGAATCCTTCTCTCCCCACTTGGTTTCTGAAAGAGACAAAAAGAGAGAAGTTTTAAATAAGTAAATTATAGTTCTTTAAATAATAGGTTTTTTAATCCGCGAAAGTAGCTCATTTGGTAGAGCGTCAGCCTTCCAAGCTGAGGGTGGCCGGTTCGAGCCCGGTCTTTCGCTCCAAAAGAGTCGGGTTTTAGAAATTGCTCTAAAATCCACTCTTTTTAATAAAGTCACATGTTAGATGTGAATAGGATCAATAGAAAGCTGTAATACATACCACTAAATCAGCTGTTGTAGCTCAGTGGTAGAGCACTTCCTTGGTAAGGAAGAGGTCGGCAGTTCAATCCTGCTCAACAGCTCTGATTTTAGCAAGAATTTTTAGAATAGTAATATAAATATAAAATAACAATTAAATAATAACTAGCAATGGCTAAAGAAAAATTCGACCGTTCCAAACCACACGTAAACATCGGAACAATTGGTCACGTTGACCACGGTAAAACTACATTAACCGCAGCAATCACTGTTGTATTGGCTGAAAAAGGTTTATCTGAAGTAAGAGATTTCTCTTCTATCGATAATGCTCCTGAAGAAAAAGAACGTGGTATCACGATCAATACTTCTCACGTTGAGTATTCAACTGCTAACCGCCACTACGCTCACGTTGACTGTCCAGGTCACGCGGATTATGTGAAGAACATGGTTACAGGTGCTGCTCAAATGGACGGTGCGATTCTAGTTGTTGCTGCTACAGATGGTCCAATGCCACAAACTCGTGAACATATCCTTTTAGCTCGCCAGGTAGGTGTGCCTAAAATTGTTGTTTTCATGAACAAAGTGGATATGGTTGACGATCCTGAATTGTTAGAATTAGTTGAAATGGAAATTCGTGAGTTATTGTCTTTCTATCAATTTGATGGTGACAACACTCCTATCATCCAAGGTTCTGCTTTAGGTGGTTTGAATAAAGATGCAAAATGGATTCCAAAAATTATGGAATTGATGGATGCAGTTGATGCGTATATTCCAATTCCTCAACGTGAAACTGATAAGCCTTTCTTGATGCCAGTTGAAGACGTTTTCACAATCACTGGTCGTGGAACTGTTGCTACAGGTAAAATTGAAACAGGTGTTATCAACTCAGGTGATGAGGTTGAAATCATCGGTATGCAAGATGAAAAATTAAAATCTACAATCACTGGTGTTGAGATGTTCCGTAAGATCCTTGACAGAGGTGAAGCAGGTGATAACGTTGGTTTATTGTTACGTGGTATCGATAAGAAAGATATCCGTAGAGGTATGGTTGTTGTTCGTCCTGGTACGATCACTCCTCATACTGAATTCAAAGCTGAGATCTACGTTTTGAAAAAAGAAGAAGGTGGACGTCACACTCCATTCCACAATAAATACCGTCCTCAGTTCTACTTACGTACAACTGACGTAACTGGAGAAATTGAATTGCCAGCAGGACGTGACATGGTTATGCCTGGTGATAACGTAACAATTACCGTTAAGTTAATTGTTCCGGTTGCTATGGACAAAGGTCTACGTTTCGCTATCCGTGAAGGTGGTAGAACAGTTGGAGCTGGTCAGGTAACTGAGATCATTAAGTAATAAATAATACAATATTAGTAACAGACAGTGCCCCGATAAGTCGGGGTGCTGTTTTCTACTAATATAAGGGTGATGTCAAAAGCAATATTTTTTGGCATTTGAATAGCACAATTTGGAGTATTTAAACAGGTGTAGTTCAAGGGTAGAATAGAGGTCTCCAAAACCTTTGATGGGAGTTCGAATCTCTCCACCTGTGCACAAGTAGTTAAAAGTAAAAAAGTTAAAAGTTAAAAGTTATTACGGACGTTCCAATAACCAATAACGAATAACCAATAACGAAAGATTATGAGCAAATTCAAAACATACATCGATGAAACCGCAAACGAACTTTTTCATAAAGTAAGTTGGCCATCATGGAGCGAATTACAAAGCAGCGCAATCGTTGTTGCTATCGCATCTATTATTATTGCATTGTTAGTATTTGCAATGGATTTCACGTTCAATAAAGGAATGGAAGCTATTTACCATTTGTTTTAATATTTAATAGAATTAAAAAAATGAGCGAGCAAACAAAAACTGACACCGTAAAAAAATGGTATGTGGTAAGAGCTATCAGTGGTC
This Bacteroidota bacterium DNA region includes the following protein-coding sequences:
- the secE gene encoding preprotein translocase subunit SecE, whose translation is MSKFKTYIDETANELFHKVSWPSWSELQSSAIVVAIASIIIALLVFAMDFTFNKGMEAIYHLF
- a CDS encoding YdcF family protein, encoding MKRTLSTPAFISCALFMLCSYDKTKKESNDLTDKLANRYDVIIVPGVPYQEPSLKSVLKARILWAKYLFDRGITKNIIFSGASVYTPYIESKVMKIYADSLGIPSKNTFAEEEAEHSTENVFYSVLLARELGFKRIAVATDAYQALLIKSYMKKKFPDIELIPIAYKKINMRSKWPLIDAETAYAENFVSLAKRENKIKRFKGTMGMNVFENKKDSSAFSRKVPVIVKN
- the tuf gene encoding elongation factor Tu, which translates into the protein MAKEKFDRSKPHVNIGTIGHVDHGKTTLTAAITVVLAEKGLSEVRDFSSIDNAPEEKERGITINTSHVEYSTANRHYAHVDCPGHADYVKNMVTGAAQMDGAILVVAATDGPMPQTREHILLARQVGVPKIVVFMNKVDMVDDPELLELVEMEIRELLSFYQFDGDNTPIIQGSALGGLNKDAKWIPKIMELMDAVDAYIPIPQRETDKPFLMPVEDVFTITGRGTVATGKIETGVINSGDEVEIIGMQDEKLKSTITGVEMFRKILDRGEAGDNVGLLLRGIDKKDIRRGMVVVRPGTITPHTEFKAEIYVLKKEEGGRHTPFHNKYRPQFYLRTTDVTGEIELPAGRDMVMPGDNVTITVKLIVPVAMDKGLRFAIREGGRTVGAGQVTEIIK
- the raiA gene encoding ribosome-associated translation inhibitor RaiA — its product is MTVKIQSVHFDADKKLLAFVEERVDKLTLFYDGIITSEVILKIDKGDSVENKIAEIKLHMAGNDLFVKKQCKSFEEAVDMSIDALKTQVKKHKEKVKGL
- a CDS encoding tyrosine-type recombinase/integrase, which encodes MDASRDSFLKYLQFEKRLSSHTVLAYSGDLTQFFDYVQTTYQISNLSDLNHTVIRSWVVELMENKISPRSVNRKITTLKTFYKYLLRQGIVSENPMLKIISPKTSKRLPVFVEKDNMDALMDKIEFGEDVEGIRNKLIIELFYATGIRLSELINLKQANVDLEACQIKVLGKRNKERIIPFGNEIRNSIQKYMDAKPGLPGEFLFQMTSGKKMYEKFVYRLVNEYLSMVTTVDKRSPHILRHTFATHMLNNGADLNGIKELLGHANLSATQVYTHNTVEKLKNIHKQAHPKG